Proteins encoded together in one Chitinophaga sp. LS1 window:
- a CDS encoding TrmH family RNA methyltransferase yields the protein MTPERRERLLFVLNRRQAGLTVVLDNIEDPHNVSAIMRTCDAVGIQEIYVVTTKAPRVKKWGIKSSSSAVKWLTIHQFTDVRECIKVLKQRYDKLMTTHLAHGAVSLYDIDFTGSVALVFGNEQTGVSEELRAAADGNFIIPQMGIIRSLNVSVACAVSIYEAMRQKTLAGHYDKRNLPDEQFNTLLDEWGYEEE from the coding sequence ATGACGCCTGAACGTAGAGAAAGATTATTATTCGTACTGAATAGACGCCAGGCTGGCCTTACGGTAGTACTGGATAATATAGAAGATCCACACAATGTTTCTGCAATAATGCGTACCTGCGATGCGGTAGGTATCCAGGAAATTTATGTGGTGACTACCAAGGCACCAAGGGTGAAGAAATGGGGGATTAAAAGTTCGTCCAGTGCTGTTAAATGGCTGACGATTCATCAGTTTACCGATGTACGGGAATGTATTAAAGTATTAAAGCAGCGATATGATAAATTGATGACGACTCATCTGGCACATGGTGCGGTGAGTCTGTATGATATTGATTTTACAGGTTCTGTAGCATTGGTATTTGGGAATGAGCAGACAGGGGTGTCGGAGGAATTAAGGGCTGCTGCGGATGGTAATTTTATTATTCCACAAATGGGAATTATTCGATCATTAAACGTATCGGTAGCGTGTGCGGTGAGTATCTATGAAGCCATGAGGCAAAAGACGCTGGCAGGGCATTATGATAAAAGAAATTTACCTGATGAACAATTTAATACCCTGTTAGATGAATGGGGATATGAAGAAGAATAA